From Canis lupus baileyi chromosome X, mCanLup2.hap1, whole genome shotgun sequence:
GGAAGTCGGTATCTACCCGTGATCAGTTTGGGGCCTCTAAAAGGGCCAGCTTCCCCAGGGTTCTGAAATCGACCTGAAACACTGCGCCCCTGTTTCAGGAGCGGTGTGACAAGGGAAAGtggtgtgggggtgaggggggcttgggggcctgggtggtgagGGACATGGGTAGGGTGGCCCCTCAGTGTCCCACTCGCTGTGGCTGGGAGCAGGTGGTGCTTGGACGTTCTGTGCTATCCGTAACTGGTGGAGGGAGGGCGCTGGGCAGGTGGGATGTGCCCTTGGGTGACTCCTCATCCACTGCGGCTGAGCCTACAGGGCCCTGGCCggcccctgcagccctgggcactCCCAGAGGAGCAGGGCTGGGCTCGGCACCAGTCCACCAGGGTCTGGGCCACCGTGGGAGGCCGGGCCCGTCCCTGCAGTCTCTGcttctggggcccagcctcggcCATGCCACCACCTCCGCCTCAAGGCGCCCCGGCCAGGGAGAGGCCGTGCAGCTGCTCCTCAGCGCCCGCCAGCTCCGCCTCATCACGTCCGCTCTCTGAGCCCTCGAAGCAGCCAGAGTCTCGAGGAATGTCCACCTTGGGTTCAGACACGGTGTTTGCCAGCGGCTCCTGGCTGCTTTCGGTGCCCTCTTCCGCTTCCTCGCTGCCGGCTgctgggggaaaggaaggagatggAATATTGGGGTGGGGAGGCTTGGGCCTTAGCTAAGAGGGGGTTCAGAAGCCCAGGGAGCCcctgtggggggatgggggggaccCTGGGAAGTCCCCTGTGGGCAGTCTCTCCCTCtgggctccctccttccctgcccttctCACTCTTTCTGGCTTAGAACAGAGTGGGAGTGGTTTCCAAGCGGCAACCCAGGCAGGAGCTCAGCCTTTTTCAGCCCCTAGCTGGGAGCCCAGAAACCTGCGCTTGATTCCTGGCCATGCTATAGCTCCAACTTTGAGGCCTTGAGGACATGCCTTACCTTTTCTGGCCTTAAGTCTCCCCCTTTGATCCCAAAGGGAGTTGGACCTGATCATCCCTTAAGGCCCCTCTGTGGGTAAACTGCCTGAGACTGGAGTTCAAGCGCGGAAGTGCCTTCCTGCTGCAGAGGGGTGCTGGGGCTGAGAGTGGTCGGGGCAGGCCTCCCCCCCAGTACCTGCAGGCACCCCCACATCCTCCTCCTGAGCCCACTCACTGTCGTAGTCCAACAGCAGCTCGGCGGCCGTGAGCAGCTTGGCTCGATGCTGTGGGTCTGTGATGTTCAGCTCATTGAGGTGCGTTTCTCGAAGCTCTTTGAAGTCCTCTAGAGTCTGGTAGCCATTGAGCAGCAGGGTGGACGTGTGCTCCTGCGGGCAGAGGTGGACCACCAGGGTGTGGCCACTTGCCAGCCacccctgcattgggatccctccCTTCCCACACAGCTGACCATGCCCCGGCCTCTAGCCCCAGGCCAAATGCGCCTCCCTTGCTGAGACGGGCCCAGGTCCCAGCTCAAACCTCCAGGCCTATGCGCTCCAGCAGCTCGTGCAGAGTCTTTGGCTTGGGCCTCTTGCCCTTGCTTTGTCGGCGGCTGGGGCGGGCGGGCCCCGCGGCCTCCTCTGGCAGCACATCCACATAGATGAACTTGAAAGATCCCAGCCTGCCATTGAGCAGGCCCAGCCACGTGCCCACGGGTGGCTTTTCAATGATCTGGATCACATCTCCTTTCTGTGGGAGGACAGGAACACAGAGTGGAGGAGGGTAGAGGAGAAGTGTATTTCCTTGGCTTCTGCCGACATCGTCCTACTCTGGTGCAATACAGCCTCCTCTGTGGGCACAGCCTGCCATGCTCGGGAGAGGCCTAGATGCCAACCTTACCTGCAGTTTCAGCGAGTCATGGTCATAGGGGCTGGGAGTGAAGTCGGTGTGGACTCGTGCCCTGCCACAGAAGGGTCCTGTGTACTGGGGGGCAGGTGGTTCCTCTCCGAAGCTGCCAGAGCCTGGGCTGGGGCTGCAAAGCTCACTGCCTGCAGGAgatggggcagagaggagggtcACCTTTGTCCCAAGACAGCTGGGGCAGTACCCAGGAGGTACCTTCCAAGGGCTGTGGCTAGAAATCCCAAGGCCACCCTGCAGGAGCACAGCTTCATCTGTGGAGCCTCAGACATGAAAATTGTTGACCACAGCAGGAGGAATGGGACTAAAGAATGAGCACATTGGGAAAACCTCTAGAGACTGGTTCAACATCCCAATGAACAGATAAGGAAAACAGAAGCCAGCCAGGCCAACTGAGAGCCCAAGACCTCTCACCTTATAATTGGTCTCAACTCCAGGTCTTCTGACTCCCACTCCAGTGCTCCTAGAAGCCACCTTCCACCCGGGAAAATACACCCTAAActaatattttactttctgtacTTACTAAGACTCAGTGTCTAGTTACAACATCATATGGAAACTCAgatggtctctttctctctgggaagGGCGGGATGAAGGGTCATGTAAGTGGCTTtcaggagggaggggctgggaggtgtATGTGGAGCCAGTGAAAGAGCACAGAAGTTATAACTAGCCTGAAGAGTGAGAAGGGCAGTTCCTCCGTGGGTCTGTAGCTCGGAGCCTGCAGCCCCTCCTGCCCAACGCCACAGACACCTAGAAGATGCCAAATCATGCCCCAAGACCAGTGAACCAAAGGGTGCAGTCTAAGAGACTGTCTTCCCAGCTGGAGACCCTCTATCCCCATCCCCAGCCTGGGATGTCAGAGGCCTAGGTGGCTGTAGCCTCTAGCTCCCCTTGGAAGGGTGGGGATGGGCTAGTCCAAGAAGGCAATGgggctcttcctctcccttgggCCCCTCCAGGGCCTGGGGACAGCAAGTGGCAGCTCCTGTAGGGTAGACCTATGTTCAAGACTGAGTCATCTTGGGCAAGTGaaaacctccctgagcctcagttttcaccTCAATAAAGTGGGGATAGTAGCGTTGGTACCATGCAGTTGTAAAAATGTAACATGACAAGGGCTGGGCAAGTTCCCAGAAGGCAAACTGTAAAGGTTCATTTCTCTTACCTCCCTCCCAGACCGCCACATGCATGGCCTTAACCCAGTCCTCTTCTCCCGACTTAGCAGATGTCCCCTTCTGTCTCCTACTCACCTGTGGATGCCTGACGGCTAAGTGCTGGGAGCTCATGCTCCTCCTGCTCAGAAAAGGCCAGTGCCATCTTCTCAGGGCTGGGGCTGTCCAGGCTGCAGTCTGGAGATGTCGGGGAGGCGGAGCCCTCCTCCAGAGTgtctccctgcaggggaggggaggcaaggaGCCCTGAGCAGCCCTGGCTGGGATGCCCATGGGGCAGCGCCGGGCACAGAAGAAATGGACCTGAGCTCTCCAGAGGACTGGGGTCTGGCTTGAGCACTCCCCCATCCCGCTCTGCCACTTAGAGGCTGCACCACACTCTCTGAGCCCATGTTCCTGCTTCTGTGAAGTGGGAATGACCGTCCTCACCCCACTGACCTCATGCAATGGGGATGCTGGTGAATGTGCTCTGTCAGCATAAGGTGGTGATGTCCACACATTGGACTTAGGCTGGACTGGGGCAGAGTCCCACACACAGGGGGCACTGGCCAGGAACTACTTTCTGCCCTGCTTCTCTGGGCCAGCCAGGCATGCTTGCccactcatttcatcctcacggCCATACTTGAAAGTAAGTGCTGCGATAATTCCAAGTTTAAAGAGGAGAAGTCATGGAGAAACGTTCCCAAGGCTGCACAGGAACCCACTACTGAGCTGGCCTGACTCCAGAGCTCCTCCGCCTCACCAGCCCTCAGGGCGGTGGCAACCCTTTCACAAGTGGCTCTCTAGGAATCAAAGCCCGGATGCCAATTCCTGTGTTGTAAATACTCCCCACCGCTGCTGACATCCAGCTACCGCGGTGAGGTCACTGACCCACCAGCACCCCTCTGTGGGCTGATTCTACCACACAGAGGCCGTAGATGCTAATAACCACAAGAGCACAGAGATCAGTGAACCATAGTCTAAGAATTGGGAAATCATGAGT
This genomic window contains:
- the SASH3 gene encoding SAM and SH3 domain-containing protein 3 isoform X2, producing MLRRKPSNASEKEPTQKRKLSLQRSSSFKDFAKSKPSSPVVSEKEFNLDDNIPEDDSSVPTTEDAGKSGKKLGKKWRAVISRTMNRKMGKMMVKALSEEMGDTLEEGSASPTSPDCSLDSPSPEKMALAFSEQEEHELPALSRQASTGSELCSPSPGSGSFGEEPPAPQYTGPFCGRARVHTDFTPSPYDHDSLKLQKGDVIQIIEKPPVGTWLGLLNGRLGSFKFIYVDVLPEEAAGPARPSRRQSKGKRPKPKTLHELLERIGLEEHTSTLLLNGYQTLEDFKELRETHLNELNITDPQHRAKLLTAAELLLDYDTGSEEAEEGTESSQEPLANTVSEPKVDIPRDSGCFEGSESGRDEAELAGAEEQLHGLSLAGAP
- the SASH3 gene encoding SAM and SH3 domain-containing protein 3 isoform X1, with product MLRRKPSNASEKEPTQKRKLSLQRSSSFKDFAKSKPSSPVVSEKEFNLDDNIPEDDSSVPTTEDAGKSGKKLGKKWRAVISRTMNRKMGKMMVKALSEEMGDTLEEGSASPTSPDCSLDSPSPEKMALAFSEQEEHELPALSRQASTGSELCSPSPGSGSFGEEPPAPQYTGPFCGRARVHTDFTPSPYDHDSLKLQKGDVIQIIEKPPVGTWLGLLNGRLGSFKFIYVDVLPEEAAGPARPSRRQSKGKRPKPKTLHELLERIGLEEHTSTLLLNGYQTLEDFKELRETHLNELNITDPQHRAKLLTAAELLLDYDTAGSEEAEEGTESSQEPLANTVSEPKVDIPRDSGCFEGSESGRDEAELAGAEEQLHGLSLAGAP